ACGGGCACTGCGCTTGTCGTGGGTGTAGCGGCCGCCGACCGACAGCGCGAACTGATCGGTGAAATCGTAAGTGAAATCCGCGAACGCGGCCCAGGTCTTGGTGTCGACGTCGCCGAAGGTCGAGGCGGTCAGGCCCGGCAGTGCGATCGGCGACGTCGTCGCGAGCACGACGTCGAAGATGTTGTTGGCGTTGGCATCGAGATAATAGACGCCGGCGACGCCGTTGAGCCTGGTGCCCTCGTAGAGGATCTGGAATTCGTTGGAGAATTGCTTGTTGCGGTAGATCGCCGGCACGTCGACGTCCGCCGACGGCAGCGAATCGAAGTCGATCGGCGCGAAGCTCTTGTCCTTCCGGTAGGCGAGGATGTTGCGCAGCGTGAGTTCGTCGCTGAGCTTGAGCTCCGCCCGCACGGCACCGCCATAAGCTTCGATCTCCTGCTTCGGCGTGTTGAGGCCGGCACGCGTGTCATAGACGTCGTCCAGCACGGGCGCGCCGGTCACCAGGCCCGGGATCAGCCGGTGCCCGTTGCGCGGATTGGAATCGTCCTTGGTGTAATCACCCGAGACGCGCAGGAAGAAGTTCGAGCTCGGCTCGATTTCGAGTGTGCCGCGCGCCGCCCAGATGTCGCGATTGTAATTGTCGAGGCCGTTGTTGCGATTCTCGCCGAAGCCGCCGCGGTACAGCCGTGCGCCCGAGGCGCCGATGCGGATTCCCTCGGTAAGTGGCGCGCTCGCCGACAGGATGATGTCGCCCTGTTTGTAGGTGCCGAAATTGGCCCGGGCGCGCAGCGTCGGATCGTCGGAAAGGCGGCGGGTGACGTACTTGATGGCGCCGCCGATCGTGTTGCGGCCATAGAGCGTACCCTGGGGACCGCGCAGCACTTCGATGCGCTCGACGTCGTAGATGTCGAGAACCGCCGCCTGCGGCCGGTTGAGATAGACGTCGTCGAGGTAGAGGCCGACACCGGCCTCGAAGCCCGCGACCGGGTCCTGCTGGCCAACGCCGCGGATGAAGGCGGTGAGCGTGGTGTTGGTGCCGCGCGATGTCTCGAGCGTGACGTTCGGCGTGGTGTCCGAGATGTCGGTGATGTCGATCGCACCCTGCCGTTCCAGCGCCTCGCCCGAATAAGCGGTGACGGCGATCGGCACGTCCTGCAGGCTTTCGGCGCGGCGGCGGGCCGTGACGATGATCTCCTGGTCCTGGCCGGCCGAAGTGGCAGCGGCGGCATCGTTGGCCCCTGCAGCCTGCTGTTCGTCAGAGGCGCTCGTGGCGTCCTGCCCCCAGGACGGGGCGGCAAGAGCGAGTACCGCAAGGGCGCTTCCCCAGCGCAAGCGCGTCATCAAGGCGTTTCCGGTCATGGCGATCTTCTCCTGCTTATGCTGTTGCGCGACTGTGACGGACTGGCGGTATGCTGACCGCGAATGCGCGTAGGGTGCGGTTGAAGAGTTCGGGCTCTTCGAGGTGCGGTGAGTGGCCGGAGTGCGCGAACACGATCCCGCGCGCATCGGGGAGAGCCCCGACGAGGTGATCGGCGGTATCGGCTCCGTAGAGATGGCTGCCTGCGCCATGGGCAATCAGGCTCGGTTGCCGGATCGTCGGCAGCACCGGGCGGAAGTCGGCATCCACCAGGGACGACCAGATCGCCGCGACGGTGGAAGCGTCGCTGCGGCCGAACTCGGCACCGGCCCAGGCGGCGAGCGGATGCGGAGCGTCTCCGTCGGCAAAAATGGCGCCGCCCGCAGCGGTGGCGAAGGCGGCAAAATCGTCGCGCATTGCCCGGCTGCGCGCCGCGCAGTGATCGGGAGACAGGCCAAGCGCCCAATCGGCATCGTTGCGGACGCGCGGAGTCATGTCGATGACAACGGCCGCTGCGAACCTGTCCTCCGAGGCTTCTGCCAACACGCGCCACAAGACTGAGGCGCCGAGCGACCAGCCGACCAGGATCGCGTCTTCGATCGACAGCTGTGCGGCAAGTTCGGCAACATCACTGGCAAGACGTTCGACCGAAGCCGCGGCATCGACGCTCGAGCGGCCGTGGCCGCGAAAATCGACCCGGATCAGCCGGAACTGGTCGGCGAGCGCGCGCTGCGGCTCGAAGAAGCCCGCATTGGCCATGAGCCCGTGCAGCAGCAGGACCGGCCGGCCCGCGCCTTCGTCATCATAAGCGATGCAAGCACCGTCCGACGCGGCGAAAACCGGCAACCCATCCTCCCTTTCCCGCTCGTCTCGGCAGGTGAGGGGAAGATGCGACTAAGTGAAAGTTGAGTCAACCTTCAACTTTGGATTTCAGCCGTTTGAGGCTGAAGACCCGGTGAAGTCTCCGGGCGGCTGCGCCGGGTACCCGGACCTTGGCGATGGGCGCCGGGGGTTCGACGTCGAACCCGAGATCGGTTGATCTCAGAGAAACGATGAGATCGCCTTTGGCGGAGCCGGGTTTCGGGATTGGCCGCCCTTCGATGCGATAAAGGTCAAGTGCGCCCTCGATCGCCTCGCGCGCTTTGGCGGCGGCCTCCTCGCGGGTGGCGGCATAGGTCATCGCTTCGGGAATGTCCGGGCACAGGGCGTAGACGGTCCCAAAACCATCGTCCGCCAGGATGACCGGGTAGGAAAGCAGCACCAGAAAATACTCCGACTGGAGCGTCGCTCTGAGCGCATGCGCCTTAGGAGCAGTGAAACGTCGCATATGGTATATGAACGGTATCGCGCGGCGCGGCCCCGCCCCTAAATTCGGTTGCTCTCGGCCGAGTCTCGGAAACCTTCATTGTCCTTCTCCATTGCAGCCGCGGTTGATCCGACCGCCTTCCTCTCGCTGCCCGGGCGAAGCGCTGCTGTGATCCGTGCCTTCCCGTGGGAGAACACGCCGCTGGGGCCGATCGCAGCCTGGCCGGCGGCGTTGAAGACCCTGCTCGCCACGGCACTGGTTTCCGCGGCCCCGAAGCTCCTCTTGTGGGGCCCCGAGCTGATCACGCTCCACAACGACGCCTATTCGACGAACCTCGGCACCGCCTTTGCCGACGCGATCGGCAGGCCGTTCCCGGCGCTCCGCCGCGACCTCTGGCCGAAGCTCGGGCCCCACATCGAAGCCGCTTATTCCGGATCGCCGCAGTTTCTCCCTAACTTCCGAGCGATTACGCGTCGCTACGGCCGGGATGAACCGGCGTCGGGAACGCTCGTCTACACACCGGTGCCGCTCGAGGATGGCAGCATCGGCGGCGTGCTTGGGGAAGTTTATGACACGACACGAGAATTCGAGCGCAGCGACCGGCTGGAAGGGGAGAATGCCCGGCTGTCGCAGATGTTCGAACGCTCGCCGGTGCTGATGGCGGCGACGACCGGGCCAGTCCTGACGTTCCGAGATGCCAACCCCGCCTTCGATCGTTTCTTCGGCGGTCGACCTCTGATCGGACGCGCGCTTCCAGATGCGATACCGGAGGCTGCGGCCCAGGACATGGTCGCGCCGTTGCAAGCCGTCTTTCAGAGCGGTGAACCCTGGATCGGCCAGGAAGTCGAATTCTGCGTGCACAACGGCCCCGACGCTGCGGCCGAGCGCCGCTTCGTCGATTTCATCTGGCAGGCGACGCGTGACGACCGCGGGGCGATCACCGGATTGGTCTTCTTCGGCTACGATGTCACCAGCCGCCGCGTGTCGCGCGAGCGCGCCGACCACCTGCATGCGCAATTGCTGCACGCCTCGCGGCTCAACGCCATGGGGACGATGGCGATGACCCTGGCCCATGAGCTCAACCAGCCGCTGACCGCAGCGGCGAATTTCCTCACGGCAGGCCAGCGCTTCCTCGCCATCGGCGGGGACCAACGCGCGATCGAGAACCTGCTCCGGGAATCGGAGCAACAGATTCAGCGTGCCGGCGAGATCATCCGGCGCATGCGAAGCCTCGTCTCGGCCGGCGCCGCCCATCGCGAGGAGGTGCCGCTCACCGATGTCATCGGGCGGGTTGTTCGGCTGCTCGAAACCAGCGGCGAGCTTTCGCGCAACCGCGTCGAGGTTGCAGTGGCGGCAGCAGCCCAGACCGTGATCGCCGATCAGGTGCAACTCGAACAGATATTGCTGAACCTCTTGCGCAACGCCGGTCAGGCATCGGCCGCCA
The nucleotide sequence above comes from Sphingosinicella sp. BN140058. Encoded proteins:
- a CDS encoding TonB-dependent receptor, with protein sequence MTGNALMTRLRWGSALAVLALAAPSWGQDATSASDEQQAAGANDAAAATSAGQDQEIIVTARRRAESLQDVPIAVTAYSGEALERQGAIDITDISDTTPNVTLETSRGTNTTLTAFIRGVGQQDPVAGFEAGVGLYLDDVYLNRPQAAVLDIYDVERIEVLRGPQGTLYGRNTIGGAIKYVTRRLSDDPTLRARANFGTYKQGDIILSASAPLTEGIRIGASGARLYRGGFGENRNNGLDNYNRDIWAARGTLEIEPSSNFFLRVSGDYTKDDSNPRNGHRLIPGLVTGAPVLDDVYDTRAGLNTPKQEIEAYGGAVRAELKLSDELTLRNILAYRKDKSFAPIDFDSLPSADVDVPAIYRNKQFSNEFQILYEGTRLNGVAGVYYLDANANNIFDVVLATTSPIALPGLTASTFGDVDTKTWAAFADFTYDFTDQFALSVGGRYTHDKRSARVIRANLLNGPSPELGGRGVQLGPRTSDFTGEETFKEFTPRASISFKPNEDNTIYLSYSKGFKGGGFDPRGLSTAAPDLDGNGTRDAAEIFDYFLFEPEKVDSYELGYKASLFDRRLRLALAGFYADYKDVQVPGSVGAVINNVPTFVGVTTNAGKASFKGVEAEMVATLLRDPTSGTRVNFTGTAGYLDAQYDEFITNVPGTGPVDVADYRRIQNTPKWTLSGTLDVATRVSGGELSASTTLSYRSKTYQFETPSPFLDQPGYALLDASLVWTSSDDRYTIGLHGKNLTDKQYITSGYQFLLTDPVTGVPLRNAAGQVRPSLGVEGVATAFYGNPRQVFLSLGVKF
- a CDS encoding alpha/beta fold hydrolase; translation: MPVFAASDGACIAYDDEGAGRPVLLLHGLMANAGFFEPQRALADQFRLIRVDFRGHGRSSVDAAASVERLASDVAELAAQLSIEDAILVGWSLGASVLWRVLAEASEDRFAAAVVIDMTPRVRNDADWALGLSPDHCAARSRAMRDDFAAFATAAGGAIFADGDAPHPLAAWAGAEFGRSDASTVAAIWSSLVDADFRPVLPTIRQPSLIAHGAGSHLYGADTADHLVGALPDARGIVFAHSGHSPHLEEPELFNRTLRAFAVSIPPVRHSRATA
- a CDS encoding type II toxin-antitoxin system HicB family antitoxin; its protein translation is MRRFTAPKAHALRATLQSEYFLVLLSYPVILADDGFGTVYALCPDIPEAMTYAATREEAAAKAREAIEGALDLYRIEGRPIPKPGSAKGDLIVSLRSTDLGFDVEPPAPIAKVRVPGAAARRLHRVFSLKRLKSKVEG
- a CDS encoding ATP-binding protein; translation: MSFSIAAAVDPTAFLSLPGRSAAVIRAFPWENTPLGPIAAWPAALKTLLATALVSAAPKLLLWGPELITLHNDAYSTNLGTAFADAIGRPFPALRRDLWPKLGPHIEAAYSGSPQFLPNFRAITRRYGRDEPASGTLVYTPVPLEDGSIGGVLGEVYDTTREFERSDRLEGENARLSQMFERSPVLMAATTGPVLTFRDANPAFDRFFGGRPLIGRALPDAIPEAAAQDMVAPLQAVFQSGEPWIGQEVEFCVHNGPDAAAERRFVDFIWQATRDDRGAITGLVFFGYDVTSRRVSRERADHLHAQLLHASRLNAMGTMAMTLAHELNQPLTAAANFLTAGQRFLAIGGDQRAIENLLRESEQQIQRAGEIIRRMRSLVSAGAAHREEVPLTDVIGRVVRLLETSGELSRNRVEVAVAAAAQTVIADQVQLEQILLNLLRNAGQASAATTEPIIVDAIAAGAMVQVSVRDRGAGIAAERIGGLFDALQPSTSGGLGVGLSLCRTMVEAQGGRIWAEAPAAGGTIVNFSLPAGPQQRATDQG